CTCGTTGATTTTCTCGGTGTAATCAGCGAACGCGAAGGGTTGCCTATCACTGTGATTGCACGCGATTTGCGCGAAGATATTCCCTCTGACCTGTGCGGGCAAATGGATGTGTTTTTTACCGATCCACCCTACACGTTGTCCGGTTTGTCGTTATTTGTTTCGCGAGGTGCTCATGCACTGGTGCCCGAGGTGGGTAAGCAGGGGTTTGTGAGTTTTGGCCGTCGTTCACCAGATGAGACAGTACGGGCGATTGGTTCATTGATCGAGATGGGCTTTGCGCCTGTGGAAATCATACCGGATTTTAACGAATATGTCGGTGCCCAGGTATTGGGTGGGGTCAGTCAGATGATTCGTCTTGTTTCTACCGGGAAGCCACAGCCTCTTGTGACTGGCACATATCGCGGGGCGCTGTACACGGCTGATAGCAAAAGGCGGAGATAAGGTGACCGGGCATCCCATTGATCCCACGTATGGCGAGTATTTGCGCGATGTGTTTTTGCGAGCAGACAAACGAGCCTGGTGTTATTTTCCGCCCTTTCTCTGTGCTTTTAGTCTCGCTCCCAATCGGATTGTGTGCGTCGATGAAATTGCGGGGAGTACGTGTTTGTTTGTAAAGCGTCCAGAAGGTGTTGACTTGCTGGTGCCACCTGTTCCCTGTGATGCTGATACGCTGAAGAGGGTTGTCGATAAACTTGCCTCTCATCAGGGTGGTCGTCTGCCGAAAATTTTGTGGTTAGACGCCTGTGATGCCAAATGCGTAGATACCGAGCGGTTTGCGCTGCGCGATAAAGATGCGGAATACGTTTACGATCCATCGCAGATTGCTGCGGCTAAAGGACGGCGTTTTAGAGATGTGCGCAAGCGCGTGCGCCGTTTTGAGCGCGCCCACGCGTTCCGTTTTCGCGCTTTGACTGTGTGGGATGTGCCGGATTGTTTTGCGCTGTTGAAGTATTGGCGGCAGCGCCAGGGGCGGCGGCATCCCTTTTTGCTGGACTGGGGATATACGCGAGCAGCGCTCGATCAGTTTCATTTTTGGTCAGAAGATGTGTTGTGGGGATGGTGTGTGGAGGTTGCGGGGCGGATTGAGGCTTTTGCCCTGAGTGGAAAGATGCAGTCCGATTTGGCGCATTTTTTTGTTGCGAAGACCAATCCCGATTTGCCCGATTTATCGTATTTTTTGCGATGGCGTGTCTATGGCGCGTTGTCTGATTATCGCCGCGTCAATGACGCTGGGGATTTGGGTTTATCGGGTTTGCGGCAGTTCAAGCAGAAATTTCGACCTGTGGATCAGTGGCGGGTTTTTTCAGCAGTACCCCTGTGAGGCATGTTATGAACAGGTTGCTACTCGTTGCAATTTTGGGTCTGTGGATTTGTGGATGCGAGACCACATCGCCCTCTTCTTATGTTTATTACGAGGTGGTGCATTCTCCAGAGCAAGTCTCGGTGGGGGATTCTGTGTTGATAGAGACCAGGGATGGTACGACATTTCAAGGGATTTTGTTGCGGGCAGATGAAGAAGAGATTGTGGTGACCACAGAGACGCAGGGTAAGATCCGGGTACTCTGGCGCGAGGTTCATAAGGTGAAACGCGTTATTAAGGCAAGGGCGCAGGAGTGAGCAGGCGATCCACTTCGTTGGACCAGGTGTTGGCAATACAAAGGCCGTATTCTTTTTCGCCTCCTGTGGCAAGGGGACCTGTGAGGTGGGTATAGCGTCGGGTCGCTTTGAGGTTTTTGGGAATATAGTCGGTGTTCAAAAAGTGCAGGGCAAGGCCCGCGCGTTCTCTATCTGTGGTATTTGCAAGTGTGCGATGTGCAATGCCGAAGTTGAAGAAGACAGTACCCCCGGCTGGCAATTCGATGGGGATGGCTCTTTCTTCGGGCACTGTGCAGTGGATGTGATGGTCGCTATTGGGGTCCCGGTCATGGGCGTAGATTTCGCGGTGGCTGTTGGGTACGATATGTAACGTGCCGTTGGCGATGTTGGCATCGTGAAGGGCAACCCACATGCCAACGCCTTTGGCGGGATCGCTGATTTTGAAATACGCGTTGTCCTGGTGCCAGTCCGTGCCAATGCCCTGTTTGCCGGGTTTGAGAAAGATCTGGTCGAGGTAGAATACAAAGGGTGAGCCGATGAGTTGCTCGACAAGGGCGAGGACTTTGGGGTGAAAGTGCAGGGCGCGGTAAAACGGGCTTTTGGGCGTGATGGGACAAATTTGCAGGTTGATTTGCGTTTGTGAATGGGTTTGCCCGTCTCCGTCGGTGGCGACATTGCGGAGGAGGCCGTCGCGTTTGAAGCGGTCGAGTTCAGCGCGCATGGCGCGTATTTCGCGACGGGTGAACATGTCGGGGACTATGGCGTAACCCCGGGTGTGAAAGAGGTTGAGTTGTTCTTGTGTTGGGGACATTTTTTTCTCTCAAAATGTGAGTTCACCGGCAAAGTGACAACTCGCCCGATGCCCCGGTTCGATTTCTATGAGCCGGGGTTCTTCTGTTTTGCATTTGTCCTGTGCGTATGGACAGCGCACGTGAAATTTGCATCCGGGTGGGGCGTCGGCGGGGTCTGGAACATCGCCTTCGAGGGGGATGCGCTCGCGCCGATCGTCGGGGTCGGCGACGGGAACGGCGGATAGGAGGGCCGCAGTGTAGGGGTGGAGGGGATTTTGATAGAGGCGTTCGGATGTGGTGATTTCAATGATTTGACCGAGGTACATTACGGCAACGCGATCGGAGATGTGTTCGACGACGCTGAGGTCGTGGGCGATGAACAGGTAGGTGAGATCGAAGGTTTCCTGGAGGTCTTCGAGGAGGTTGATGACCTGAGCCTGTACGGATACGTCGAGAGCGGAGACGGGTTCGTCTGCGATGACGAGT
This portion of the Gemmatimonadota bacterium genome encodes:
- a CDS encoding phytanoyl-CoA dioxygenase family protein, which produces MSPTQEQLNLFHTRGYAIVPDMFTRREIRAMRAELDRFKRDGLLRNVATDGDGQTHSQTQINLQICPITPKSPFYRALHFHPKVLALVEQLIGSPFVFYLDQIFLKPGKQGIGTDWHQDNAYFKISDPAKGVGMWVALHDANIANGTLHIVPNSHREIYAHDRDPNSDHHIHCTVPEERAIPIELPAGGTVFFNFGIAHRTLANTTDRERAGLALHFLNTDYIPKNLKATRRYTHLTGPLATGGEKEYGLCIANTWSNEVDRLLTPAPLP
- a CDS encoding phosphatidylglycerol lysyltransferase domain-containing protein — protein: MTGHPIDPTYGEYLRDVFLRADKRAWCYFPPFLCAFSLAPNRIVCVDEIAGSTCLFVKRPEGVDLLVPPVPCDADTLKRVVDKLASHQGGRLPKILWLDACDAKCVDTERFALRDKDAEYVYDPSQIAAAKGRRFRDVRKRVRRFERAHAFRFRALTVWDVPDCFALLKYWRQRQGRRHPFLLDWGYTRAALDQFHFWSEDVLWGWCVEVAGRIEAFALSGKMQSDLAHFFVAKTNPDLPDLSYFLRWRVYGALSDYRRVNDAGDLGLSGLRQFKQKFRPVDQWRVFSAVPL